A single window of Priestia filamentosa DNA harbors:
- a CDS encoding thiamine diphosphokinase: MKINILAGAPQATIPPLQDSETKWIGVDRGVYTLMEQGIMPIQAFGDFDSLTELELKHIQDVFPELKVYPAEKDETDLEIAMNWALNQEIEEIDIYGATGGRLDHMFGGISLIYKALQKNVRVRLIDKQNTLTMYKEGTYNIKAHSLYKYISFVPFSLEVENLTLKGFKYPLHKRCVPVGSTLCISNELIQQNGTFSFTKGILMMIRSND; encoded by the coding sequence ATGAAAATTAATATATTAGCAGGAGCTCCACAGGCAACAATACCGCCCCTTCAAGACAGTGAAACAAAATGGATTGGTGTTGACCGCGGTGTATATACATTAATGGAGCAAGGCATCATGCCTATCCAAGCGTTCGGAGATTTTGATTCATTAACAGAGCTGGAGCTTAAACATATTCAAGATGTTTTTCCTGAACTGAAAGTGTATCCAGCTGAAAAAGATGAAACAGATTTAGAAATTGCGATGAATTGGGCTCTTAACCAAGAAATTGAAGAAATTGATATATACGGGGCAACAGGTGGTCGTCTTGATCATATGTTTGGTGGAATTAGCCTTATTTATAAAGCTCTTCAGAAGAATGTACGTGTTCGTCTTATCGATAAACAAAATACTTTAACAATGTATAAGGAAGGAACATATAACATTAAAGCTCATTCCCTCTATAAATATATTTCCTTCGTCCCCTTTTCCCTTGAGGTTGAAAACCTGACATTAAAGGGGTTTAAGTATCCATTACATAAAAGATGTGTTCCCGTCGGTTCGACGCTTTGTATTAGCAATGAACTTATTCAACAAAACGGTACTTTTTCGTTTACAAAGGGCATATTAATGATGATAAGAAGCAATGATTAA
- the rsgA gene encoding ribosome small subunit-dependent GTPase A → MPEGKIIKALSGFYYVLSGDETIQCRGRGVFRKQKVTPLVGDEVTFQAENDKEGYVLGLEERKNSLVRPPIANVDQAILVFSAVEPTFSTTLLDRFLVLVESHDIEPIICITKLDLLLEEQKKELDVFVSDYREIGYEVLLTSTLDENSVQMLLPYLKDKVTVVAGQSGVGKSSLLNVLDPSLSLKTDDISTSLGRGKHTTRHVELLSIGGGFVADTPGFSSLEFTELEAEELPYCFPEMVQVSEGCKFRGCLHVKEPKCAVKEAVENGEIPSYRYDHYLSFLDEIKQRKPRY, encoded by the coding sequence ATGCCAGAAGGCAAAATTATTAAAGCACTTAGCGGGTTTTACTACGTTTTAAGTGGGGATGAAACGATTCAGTGTCGAGGGAGAGGAGTATTTCGCAAACAAAAAGTAACTCCTCTTGTTGGAGATGAGGTAACGTTTCAAGCTGAAAATGATAAAGAGGGATATGTGCTCGGGCTAGAGGAACGCAAGAACTCACTTGTTCGCCCTCCTATTGCTAATGTAGATCAAGCTATTCTAGTCTTTTCAGCTGTTGAGCCAACGTTCAGTACTACATTGCTTGATCGTTTTTTAGTGCTTGTTGAGTCACATGACATCGAGCCAATTATCTGTATTACAAAACTTGATTTACTTTTAGAAGAGCAGAAAAAAGAGCTTGATGTTTTTGTTTCAGATTACCGTGAAATAGGATATGAAGTTCTTTTAACATCAACGTTAGATGAAAATAGTGTTCAGATGCTTCTTCCATATTTAAAAGATAAAGTAACGGTTGTAGCAGGACAGTCTGGCGTTGGTAAATCTTCTTTATTAAATGTGTTAGATCCAAGCCTTTCCTTAAAAACGGATGATATTTCAACATCGCTTGGGCGTGGAAAACATACAACAAGACATGTTGAACTCCTATCTATTGGAGGAGGATTTGTGGCGGATACACCTGGTTTTAGCTCTCTTGAATTTACTGAGCTTGAAGCAGAGGAATTACCATATTGCTTCCCTGAAATGGTTCAGGTGAGCGAAGGATGTAAGTTTAGAGGTTGCTTACATGTGAAAGAACCAAAGTGTGCCGTTAAGGAAGCAGTAGAAAACGGAGAAATTCCGTCTTATCGCTACGATCACTATTTAAGCTTTTTAGATGAAATTAAACAGAGAAAGCCGAGGTATTAA
- the spoVM gene encoding stage V sporulation protein SpoVM produces MKFYTIKLPKFLGGIVKAMLNSMKKGE; encoded by the coding sequence ATGAAATTTTATACAATCAAACTTCCGAAGTTTCTTGGAGGAATTGTGAAGGCGATGCTCAATTCGATGAAAAAAGGGGAATAA
- the rpe gene encoding ribulose-phosphate 3-epimerase: MMKIAPSILSANFSELGKEIKEVETAGADYIHVDVMDGKFVPNITIGPLVVEAIRPITSLPLDVHLMIENPDQYIPAFARAGADIISVHVEACPHLHRTISLIKEQGVKAGVVLNPATPIDSIKHILEEIDLVLLMTVNPGFGGQTFIKSVLPKIEQIAQLIEIRGLDIEIEVDGGVNTQTAKLCREAGANVLVAGSAIYNEEDRAGAINVLRESY; the protein is encoded by the coding sequence ATGATGAAAATTGCACCTTCTATTTTATCTGCTAATTTTAGTGAACTAGGAAAAGAAATTAAAGAAGTGGAAACAGCGGGAGCTGACTATATCCATGTTGACGTTATGGACGGGAAATTCGTTCCTAATATTACGATTGGTCCGCTTGTTGTTGAAGCAATTCGTCCAATTACAAGCTTGCCGCTTGATGTACATTTAATGATTGAAAATCCAGATCAATACATTCCTGCCTTTGCAAGAGCAGGTGCTGACATTATTTCTGTTCATGTAGAAGCATGTCCACACTTGCATCGTACAATTAGCCTTATTAAAGAACAAGGAGTAAAAGCTGGTGTTGTACTAAACCCTGCAACACCAATTGATTCTATTAAGCATATTCTTGAAGAAATTGATCTTGTTCTTTTAATGACGGTGAATCCTGGATTTGGAGGCCAAACATTCATTAAGAGCGTTCTTCCGAAAATTGAGCAGATTGCCCAACTGATTGAAATTCGAGGTTTAGATATTGAAATTGAAGTTGATGGGGGAGTCAATACACAAACTGCAAAGCTTTGTAGAGAGGCAGGAGCAAATGTTCTTGTAGCTGGTTCCGCGATTTATAATGAAGAAGATCGTGCAGGAGCTATCAATGTACTTCGGGAGAGTTACTAA
- the pknB gene encoding Stk1 family PASTA domain-containing Ser/Thr kinase, with the protein MLIGRRLGGRYKILNPIGGGGMANVYLARDVILERDVAIKVLRFDYANDESFIKRFHREAQSAASIDHPNIVSIYDVDEEDEIYYIVMEYVPGQTLKEYIGEHSPLHIEKALDIMKQITSAIAHAHEFGIIHRDLKPQNILIDHDDRVKVTDFGIALALSSSTTITQTNSVLGTVHYLSPEQARGGLATKKSDIYSLGILLFELLTGRVPFSGESAVSVALKHLQTNTPSPKRWNPYIPQSVENIVLKATAKDPFYRYDSVEEMEYALSVALNPDKLNEEKFQVPDDDEVTKAIPIIKEDDIEEDEHTLVHHKESTQAPTENVPQDKKKPKKRKGKIFLITFLTLLFLAGAGLAAITLVPSFLAPKDVKIPEVAGKEYEEALKLLISKGFDVSSPIAQSSETIEEGKIIRTDPKEGSTVKEGDQITLYQSSGKKKTVFDDYTGRDVDEVKKLLEQRGFKNINVEEEESEEPKGTVIEHDPDENDEVIAEDTEVNLKVSSGPPAIVLQNYEGWQEKSVRDFATANGLKVSTKEEYSDETAKGLVVSQTPTPGTQVEQGTTINIVVSKGEEPKPPKEHTVEVTIPYEPSEPEPGNEVNPNLQQLPQKVDVYIDDANHDSNVPFESFTIIEDTVKTYTLTVKQGETASYKIVRDDKVLQEETVPYEDDE; encoded by the coding sequence ATGCTTATAGGTAGAAGATTAGGCGGGCGATACAAAATCCTAAACCCTATTGGCGGGGGAGGGATGGCTAATGTTTATTTAGCGCGCGACGTCATTTTAGAAAGAGATGTCGCGATTAAAGTGCTGCGCTTTGACTATGCAAACGATGAATCATTCATTAAACGCTTTCATCGAGAGGCCCAGTCAGCAGCAAGCATAGATCATCCAAATATCGTAAGTATTTATGATGTTGACGAAGAAGACGAAATTTATTACATTGTCATGGAATATGTACCAGGTCAAACATTAAAAGAATATATTGGGGAACATAGTCCACTTCATATTGAAAAAGCTCTTGATATTATGAAACAAATTACATCTGCTATTGCTCACGCTCATGAATTCGGCATTATACATAGAGACCTAAAACCTCAAAATATCTTAATTGATCATGATGATCGTGTAAAAGTAACGGATTTTGGAATTGCGCTTGCACTTAGTTCATCAACAACGATTACTCAAACAAATTCTGTACTAGGCACTGTTCATTACTTGTCTCCAGAACAAGCAAGAGGAGGACTTGCTACTAAGAAATCAGATATATATTCACTCGGTATTTTACTTTTTGAGCTTTTGACAGGAAGGGTTCCTTTTTCAGGAGAATCTGCTGTTTCCGTTGCGCTGAAACATTTACAAACAAATACGCCATCACCTAAGCGATGGAATCCTTATATCCCGCAGAGTGTTGAAAATATTGTATTAAAGGCAACTGCTAAAGATCCTTTTTATCGCTATGATTCTGTAGAGGAAATGGAATATGCTCTGTCTGTTGCATTAAATCCAGACAAGCTCAACGAAGAAAAATTTCAAGTTCCAGATGATGATGAAGTTACAAAAGCGATTCCAATCATCAAAGAAGATGATATAGAAGAGGATGAGCATACGCTTGTTCATCACAAAGAAAGCACGCAAGCGCCGACTGAAAACGTTCCCCAGGACAAGAAGAAACCTAAAAAGCGAAAGGGTAAAATCTTTCTTATTACATTTCTAACACTGCTTTTTCTAGCTGGAGCAGGACTCGCTGCAATAACGCTTGTGCCATCATTTTTAGCTCCAAAAGATGTTAAGATTCCTGAAGTTGCGGGGAAAGAATATGAAGAAGCGTTAAAGCTCCTTATTTCAAAAGGATTTGACGTAAGTTCTCCAATTGCTCAATCAAGTGAAACAATTGAAGAAGGAAAGATTATTCGTACAGACCCAAAGGAAGGCAGCACTGTTAAAGAAGGTGACCAAATTACTCTATATCAAAGTTCTGGAAAGAAGAAAACAGTCTTCGATGACTATACAGGACGAGACGTTGATGAAGTAAAGAAATTATTAGAGCAGCGTGGATTTAAAAATATTAATGTTGAAGAAGAAGAAAGTGAAGAACCAAAAGGTACCGTTATTGAACACGATCCAGATGAAAACGATGAGGTTATTGCGGAAGATACTGAAGTAAACTTAAAAGTGAGCAGCGGACCTCCTGCTATCGTTTTACAAAACTACGAAGGTTGGCAGGAAAAGAGTGTTCGTGACTTTGCTACAGCAAATGGATTAAAAGTATCCACCAAAGAAGAGTATTCAGACGAAACAGCAAAAGGACTTGTTGTGTCTCAAACACCAACTCCTGGTACTCAAGTTGAGCAAGGAACAACAATTAATATCGTCGTTTCTAAAGGAGAAGAGCCTAAACCTCCGAAGGAACATACGGTGGAAGTTACAATTCCTTACGAACCTTCTGAACCTGAGCCTGGAAATGAAGTGAATCCAAATCTTCAACAACTTCCACAAAAAGTCGATGTATATATTGATGATGCAAATCATGATAGCAATGTTCCATTTGAATCATTCACAATCATAGAGGATACAGTTAAAACGTATACCCTTACAGTGAAACAAGGTGAGACAGCAAGCTATAAAATTGTGAGAGACGATAAAGTTCTTCAAGAGGAGACCGTTCCTTACGAAGATGATGAATAA
- the rpmB gene encoding 50S ribosomal protein L28, which produces MARKCVITGRKTRTGNARSHAMNANKRTWGANLQKVRILVDGKPKRVYVSARALKSGKVERV; this is translated from the coding sequence ATGGCTCGTAAATGTGTAATCACTGGTCGTAAAACTCGTACAGGTAATGCACGTTCTCACGCTATGAATGCTAATAAGCGTACTTGGGGTGCTAACCTTCAAAAAGTTCGTATTTTAGTTGACGGTAAACCAAAGCGTGTTTACGTTTCTGCTCGTGCTCTTAAATCTGGTAAAGTTGAGCGCGTTTAA
- a CDS encoding Asp23/Gls24 family envelope stress response protein, which translates to MSIEMKTQYGQIDISTDVVATIAGGAAVDCYGIIGMASKNQIKDGISEILRKENFTRGVVVRQLEDEIHIDMYIIVSYGTKISEIAHNVQTKVKYTLEQTVGLTVESVNIYVQGVRVVNV; encoded by the coding sequence ATGTCCATTGAAATGAAAACACAGTATGGTCAAATTGATATTTCAACAGATGTTGTTGCAACGATTGCTGGTGGGGCTGCTGTAGATTGTTACGGTATTATTGGAATGGCATCTAAAAATCAAATCAAAGATGGGATTTCTGAAATCTTAAGAAAAGAAAACTTTACAAGAGGTGTTGTTGTAAGACAGCTCGAAGATGAAATTCATATTGATATGTACATTATTGTGAGCTATGGAACTAAAATTTCTGAAATCGCTCATAATGTTCAAACAAAGGTGAAATATACGTTAGAACAAACAGTAGGTTTAACAGTAGAATCTGTTAATATTTATGTTCAAGGCGTTCGAGTAGTTAACGTGTAA